In one Bacteroidota bacterium genomic region, the following are encoded:
- a CDS encoding PKD domain-containing protein, with amino-acid sequence MRYLFLALTLFLTGLCLGLRAQNITNDTANYPYWVEMMQRPGVNFAATQRAFNLYWQHRKVTKGSGWKPFKRWEYYWQYRLDSNGNIPAANDVWNSFYGLKEEINTNPFEQKGESDIQYKGNEGNWKPLGPILLPNNVSGQPNGLGRVNAIAFHPTDSNIIYAGAPAGGFWITRNYGQTWRTTTDSLPSLGVSAIAVNPSNPNTIYIGTGDRDGGDSYGYGVLKSNDGGESWFLANTGMGSRTVGKLLIYPSSPNTLIAATNNGMYKTTNGGNTWTKTSLTANFKDAAFKPGDYTIVYATEAGNFYRSADGGDSWTKITSGLPTGHRGVIGVSDNDPSYVYFLLTENSVFKGLYRSTNSGVNFSTRSTTPNIMGYAADGSGTTGQGWYDLCIAVEPNNKDIVYAGGVNVFKSTDGGANWVINAHWTGSGGGDDVHADQHVFEYSPVNGRLYVGNDGGLYYNRNGAKDWRDISSGMAIAQIYRHGQSTQSRKKYIHGYQDNGTAYFDGQWHTIRGGDGMDCVVDYSDEDIMIGSLYYGDFVRYNDGKSEGTFAAKDKLGITEEGGWVTPLIQHNTTPATFFAGYKNVWHTTNGKDDVANITWTKISDNLAGSNTENITALEQHSTNPDILYMSRSDNKFFRCDNPNATTPTWTNLTSKLPVGGLTPRCIETGKYSNNRVYIGMGKVIYRSDNKGDTWTDVTGNIPNLTINTIVVDTSKNQEEVYVGTDAGVYYRNFTTMANWLYFFKGLPLSTNVTELEIYYNIPNPTNAKLRASTYGRGMWETDLYTDGTKKPVADFSINRTEMCVNSVVTLEDNTGYIPTKLKWQFSPANVTYLNGTTDTSENITVRLNVSGNISVTLIAQNANGSDTAIRQNYIYVYDTAKRTCITNTTGTTGFGIGVHKVKLANVDNSSNGFDQNGSYEDYTCQQIIQLKHDSTYTLNVTTGSYNDESVKVFIDYNNDGDFKDFGEQIFAGPSQRTNHSTNFTTPKTAVANKLLRMRVISDYGTIGSPDCPTLGYGQSEDYNVYFDAPTASLTVANDTLCFGDTVVFTTSSTGKINTLLWDFGVGATPQTANGNGTYKVVYSNAGFKKVTAAINGSTAYQKDSLVWIAAKPVAGFVVRDTLSCSVSRAFNFTNNSIGASPLTYTWKFGDNTTATTIHPYKTYATAGNYTVWLIAKTALGCTDSASKVVNPSNSSLNTAFTIDTPSLCLKGNAFTVTNTSSPSSGTLVTYELNWGDGATTVPTGSVQHSYKTEGTYIVKLKAASTAGCSDSVLKSVQVHPQPVADFSMNPFLAGCAPMQIQLNNSSSVSGGTLSYLWELGQGDTSTKAQLSKTFATGGLYAIKLTVTTNKGCKDDTAKTIMVLDKPTATFNKTYLADKKVTFTPNISGYPTYRWNFGDNTGTQTGFSPTHQYANGGTYTVLLEVEDNQGCRNTNSDTVNIIGVGINLPQNIKGVQVLPNPFSNSIDVSFVLSSKQAVSVYITDVLGRKVLDIYNDKMPIDTFTTTANTEQLPQGFYQVVIEAGTEKYAVKVVK; translated from the coding sequence ATGCGTTATTTATTTTTAGCACTCACACTGTTCTTAACCGGTTTGTGCCTTGGCTTAAGGGCCCAAAACATCACTAACGACACTGCCAACTACCCTTATTGGGTGGAAATGATGCAACGTCCCGGTGTAAATTTTGCCGCTACCCAACGTGCGTTTAATTTATACTGGCAACATCGGAAAGTAACCAAAGGCAGCGGCTGGAAACCTTTTAAACGCTGGGAGTATTATTGGCAATACCGATTGGACAGCAACGGAAATATTCCTGCTGCAAACGATGTGTGGAATAGCTTTTACGGACTAAAAGAAGAGATTAATACCAACCCTTTTGAGCAAAAAGGCGAAAGCGATATACAATACAAAGGCAACGAGGGCAACTGGAAACCCCTTGGCCCTATTTTACTACCCAACAACGTAAGCGGTCAACCCAACGGATTGGGCAGGGTAAACGCCATTGCTTTTCACCCTACTGACAGCAACATTATTTACGCAGGTGCACCTGCCGGAGGCTTTTGGATTACCAGAAACTACGGGCAAACATGGCGTACTACAACCGATAGTTTACCCTCGTTGGGGGTATCGGCCATTGCGGTAAACCCCTCAAATCCAAACACAATCTATATTGGCACGGGCGATAGGGACGGCGGAGACTCTTATGGATACGGTGTATTGAAAAGCAACGACGGAGGCGAAAGCTGGTTTCTTGCTAATACAGGAATGGGGAGTCGTACGGTGGGTAAACTACTGATTTACCCAAGCTCGCCCAATACGTTGATAGCTGCCACCAATAACGGGATGTATAAAACCACCAACGGCGGCAATACGTGGACTAAAACCTCATTAACGGCAAATTTTAAAGATGCCGCCTTTAAACCCGGTGATTACACAATAGTGTATGCTACCGAAGCAGGAAACTTTTACCGCTCTGCCGATGGGGGCGATTCATGGACAAAAATTACCAGCGGGTTGCCAACAGGGCATCGCGGGGTAATTGGTGTAAGTGATAACGACCCGAGTTACGTGTACTTCTTATTGACGGAAAACAGTGTATTTAAAGGATTATACCGTTCTACCAATAGCGGGGTAAATTTCAGTACCCGTTCTACTACACCTAATATTATGGGCTATGCTGCCGATGGCAGCGGAACTACAGGGCAGGGATGGTATGACCTGTGCATTGCTGTTGAACCTAACAACAAAGACATTGTGTATGCGGGGGGTGTGAATGTATTTAAATCAACCGATGGAGGTGCCAACTGGGTCATAAACGCCCATTGGACGGGCAGCGGCGGTGGTGATGATGTTCACGCCGACCAACACGTGTTTGAATATTCTCCTGTAAACGGTCGCTTGTATGTAGGCAACGACGGCGGTTTGTATTACAATCGCAACGGAGCTAAAGACTGGCGCGACATCTCAAGCGGGATGGCGATAGCCCAAATATATCGCCACGGTCAAAGCACTCAAAGCCGCAAAAAATATATTCATGGGTATCAGGATAACGGAACCGCTTATTTTGACGGCCAATGGCACACTATACGCGGCGGTGACGGTATGGATTGCGTAGTGGATTATTCTGACGAGGATATTATGATAGGCTCGTTGTATTACGGTGATTTTGTGCGTTATAATGACGGAAAATCAGAAGGCACATTTGCCGCCAAAGATAAACTGGGAATTACCGAAGAGGGTGGATGGGTAACCCCACTGATACAGCACAACACAACCCCTGCTACCTTTTTTGCAGGATACAAAAACGTGTGGCACACCACCAACGGTAAGGATGATGTAGCCAATATTACATGGACTAAAATTTCGGACAACCTTGCCGGTAGCAATACCGAAAACATCACCGCATTAGAGCAACACAGCACCAATCCCGATATTTTGTATATGTCGCGCAGCGATAATAAATTTTTCAGGTGTGATAACCCCAATGCTACTACCCCAACTTGGACAAACCTAACCTCAAAATTGCCGGTGGGCGGACTCACCCCTCGCTGCATTGAAACCGGAAAATACAGCAACAACAGGGTGTACATAGGGATGGGCAAAGTAATTTACCGCTCAGACAATAAAGGCGATACATGGACAGATGTTACAGGTAACATTCCCAATCTTACCATCAACACTATTGTGGTAGATACCTCAAAAAATCAGGAAGAAGTGTATGTAGGTACCGATGCAGGGGTTTACTACCGAAACTTTACCACGATGGCTAACTGGTTGTACTTTTTTAAAGGACTCCCCCTATCAACCAACGTAACCGAACTTGAGATATACTACAACATACCCAACCCAACCAACGCAAAACTACGTGCATCTACCTACGGACGCGGGATGTGGGAAACCGATTTGTATACCGACGGTACTAAAAAACCGGTGGCCGATTTTAGTATCAACCGCACGGAAATGTGCGTGAACTCAGTAGTTACTTTAGAAGACAACACAGGCTATATACCCACCAAATTAAAGTGGCAATTTTCGCCTGCCAACGTAACTTATCTAAACGGCACTACCGATACTTCTGAAAACATCACAGTGCGTTTAAATGTAAGCGGTAATATATCAGTTACATTAATTGCCCAAAACGCGAACGGCAGCGATACCGCCATCCGCCAAAATTATATTTATGTGTACGATACGGCCAAACGTACTTGTATTACCAATACCACGGGCACTACCGGGTTTGGTATTGGGGTACACAAAGTGAAACTTGCCAACGTTGATAACAGCAGCAACGGATTTGACCAAAACGGCAGTTATGAAGACTACACTTGCCAGCAAATCATCCAACTGAAGCACGATAGCACCTACACACTGAATGTTACTACAGGTTCATACAACGACGAGTCGGTAAAAGTATTTATAGATTATAACAACGACGGGGACTTTAAAGATTTTGGCGAGCAAATATTTGCAGGCCCTTCGCAACGCACCAACCACAGCACCAACTTTACTACACCCAAAACAGCAGTAGCCAATAAACTGTTGCGTATGCGGGTAATATCTGATTACGGTACTATAGGCTCACCCGATTGCCCCACGTTGGGCTACGGTCAATCCGAAGATTATAACGTGTATTTTGATGCACCCACAGCAAGCCTGACTGTAGCTAACGACACCCTTTGTTTTGGTGATACGGTGGTGTTTACTACATCATCTACCGGAAAAATAAATACCCTTTTGTGGGATTTCGGGGTGGGTGCTACCCCCCAAACCGCCAACGGAAACGGTACTTATAAAGTAGTGTACAGCAATGCAGGGTTTAAAAAAGTTACCGCCGCCATTAATGGCAGCACCGCCTATCAAAAAGACTCGCTGGTATGGATCGCAGCCAAACCCGTAGCAGGTTTTGTGGTTCGAGATACGCTTTCGTGTTCGGTGAGCAGGGCGTTTAACTTCACCAACAACTCCATCGGTGCAAGTCCGCTAACCTACACGTGGAAGTTTGGTGATAATACCACCGCCACCACAATACACCCCTATAAAACATACGCTACTGCGGGAAATTATACGGTGTGGCTGATTGCCAAAACTGCTTTGGGTTGTACGGACTCCGCTTCAAAAGTGGTTAATCCTTCTAACAGTTCATTAAACACTGCATTTACCATTGATACGCCTTCGTTGTGCTTAAAGGGTAATGCGTTTACAGTTACTAATACTTCGTCGCCATCATCGGGTACATTGGTTACGTATGAACTAAATTGGGGCGATGGTGCCACAACCGTTCCGACCGGAAGCGTACAGCACAGCTATAAAACCGAAGGAACTTATATTGTAAAACTGAAAGCCGCAAGCACAGCAGGATGCTCGGATAGTGTGCTAAAATCAGTTCAAGTGCATCCGCAACCTGTGGCCGATTTCAGCATGAACCCTTTTCTCGCGGGATGTGCTCCCATGCAAATACAACTGAACAACAGCAGTTCTGTTTCGGGCGGTACATTAAGCTATCTATGGGAGTTAGGGCAAGGGGATACTTCTACCAAAGCACAACTTTCAAAAACCTTTGCAACAGGCGGACTTTATGCAATAAAACTAACAGTCACTACCAATAAAGGTTGTAAGGACGATACTGCCAAAACCATTATGGTGCTTGATAAACCAACGGCCACGTTTAACAAAACCTATTTGGCAGATAAAAAAGTAACCTTTACCCCAAACATTTCGGGCTATCCTACTTACCGTTGGAATTTTGGAGATAACACCGGTACCCAAACAGGATTTTCGCCTACGCATCAATATGCAAACGGCGGCACATACACTGTATTGTTGGAGGTAGAAGACAACCAAGGATGCCGAAACACTAACTCTGATACGGTAAACATTATAGGTGTAGGGATTAATTTGCCCCAAAACATAAAAGGGGTACAAGTACTGCCCAACCCGTTTAGCAATAGTATTGACGTATCGTTTGTGTTGAGTTCAAAGCAGGCGGTTAGCGTTTATATAACCGATGTATTGGGACGTAAAGTGTTGGATATTTACAACGATAAGATGCCGATAGATACATTTACAACCACTGCAAACACCGAGCAATTACCACAAGGATTCTATCAGGTGGTGATTGAGGCCGGTACCGAAAAGTATGCGGTAAAGGTGGTGAAATAA
- a CDS encoding GSCFA domain-containing protein, with the protein MAACKKLKVHYLCRVDFRLAFQPEGLPQKINYRQQVLLAGSCFAENIGNLLHHYRLNVLQNPNGILYNPVSIAQTLQRALEGKMYEPEELFYHNDLWASWQHHGRFSHPDKDTCIKGINEQQQAAKGFLQSGHWLVVTFGSAFAYRLKSSGQLVANCHKYPNKEFDKELLSTAEIITEWRKFIELLQTVNPRLNILLTVSPVRYVRDGLVENNRSKARLIEAVHTLCENYGNVHYFPAYELVMDDLRDYRFFEADMVHPNAQAIEYVWDAFVKAAFDSEAQLIYPQVKQLLADASHRPFHTDTTQYQKFVAARQSKIQAFKQQYPFVNLGMDGL; encoded by the coding sequence TTGGCGGCCTGTAAAAAATTAAAAGTACACTACCTTTGCCGCGTGGATTTCAGGCTTGCATTTCAGCCCGAAGGGCTGCCCCAAAAAATAAACTACCGGCAACAAGTGTTGCTGGCGGGCAGTTGCTTTGCTGAGAACATAGGCAACCTGCTGCACCACTATCGCCTCAATGTGTTGCAAAACCCCAACGGCATTTTATACAATCCCGTAAGTATTGCCCAAACCTTGCAAAGAGCGTTAGAAGGCAAGATGTATGAGCCCGAAGAGCTTTTTTATCACAACGATTTATGGGCAAGCTGGCAACACCACGGACGGTTTTCACATCCCGATAAAGACACTTGTATTAAAGGGATAAATGAGCAACAGCAAGCCGCTAAGGGATTTTTACAAAGCGGACACTGGTTGGTAGTAACCTTTGGTTCAGCGTTTGCCTACCGCCTAAAAAGCAGCGGCCAATTAGTAGCCAACTGCCACAAATACCCCAACAAAGAGTTTGACAAGGAACTGCTAAGCACCGCTGAAATTATTACCGAATGGAGGAAGTTTATTGAATTATTGCAAACAGTTAATCCCCGGTTAAACATTCTGCTTACCGTTAGCCCCGTGCGTTATGTGCGTGATGGTTTGGTAGAGAACAACCGCAGTAAGGCCCGCCTGATTGAGGCCGTTCATACACTTTGTGAAAACTATGGGAACGTTCATTATTTCCCTGCTTATGAATTGGTAATGGACGATTTGCGCGATTACCGTTTTTTTGAGGCTGACATGGTGCATCCCAATGCCCAAGCTATTGAATACGTATGGGATGCTTTTGTAAAAGCTGCTTTTGATAGTGAGGCGCAGTTGATTTACCCGCAGGTGAAACAATTATTGGCCGATGCCTCCCATCGCCCGTTTCATACAGATACTACGCAGTATCAAAAATTTGTGGCCGCCCGTCAATCAAAAATACAAGCATTTAAACAGCAATATCCGTTTGTAAACTTAGGGATGGATGGGCTGTAA
- a CDS encoding cupin domain-containing protein, translating into MKLFYALLLVVFTSPLFAQNTQNTDTIQCPAGVENVYSRPLYSDSLCSSFVIFIKKEVKLHKHLHHTEHVTVLDGEAIMTLGDKVFTVKKGDFIFIPKNTPHRVVTTSKTPLKVVSLQAPYFDGTDRVLLE; encoded by the coding sequence ATGAAACTTTTTTACGCCTTATTGCTTGTTGTTTTTACCTCGCCCCTATTTGCCCAAAACACTCAAAATACGGATACGATACAATGTCCTGCGGGAGTTGAAAATGTATATAGCCGTCCGTTGTACAGTGACAGTTTGTGCAGCAGCTTTGTAATTTTTATTAAAAAGGAAGTGAAACTACACAAGCACCTGCACCATACTGAACACGTTACGGTGCTTGATGGTGAAGCAATTATGACGCTGGGCGACAAAGTTTTTACAGTAAAAAAGGGTGATTTTATTTTTATCCCGAAAAATACGCCGCACAGGGTGGTTACTACCTCAAAAACACCGTTGAAGGTGGTATCGCTGCAAGCACCTTATTTTGATGGCACTGACCGTGTTTTGCTGGAGTAG
- a CDS encoding T9SS type A sorting domain-containing protein translates to MKKILLPVLTLCICLCSAISANAQRYLSEVYANVTVTKNVVYDSNMSWPSLPAVPPPLVKIGLQCDIYEPTGDTATARPLVILLHTGSFLPALINQQTTGGRSDSAIVHYCTRLAQRGYVAVAVSYRLGWNPTTTNSDTATSLLLQATYRAIQDTRNAVRFFRSNASTYKIDTDRIAIGGQGTGGYVSLAYAALTKQSEVELEKFSWPNTSPMVNTAMMGDWLGLGGIPQLNIPGDANVSTDVDFVFNYGGAMGDSSWIEAGEVPIASVHCKLDPYAPYGFSNVIVPTTGATVINNACGSRETIRISQKLGNNDIINDRQYNDVFTTRAESMNEGFQALYPLVLPQASQQFLNQGSPWEWWDSTTIKMFGPMGVNAHKNSMLTNPDMSYAKGKAYMDTVIGFINPRMVCALGLPGCPAKKTNSVKGVDVSKKVEVYPNPASSSVTLFFGAGTIKTVEVYNLSGQLVATETNFNDSRVTIGRNDLPAGVYMVRAVLENGTAYGKVVFE, encoded by the coding sequence ATGAAGAAAATTTTACTCCCTGTTCTCACACTTTGTATTTGCCTTTGCAGCGCCATTTCGGCCAATGCACAGCGCTACCTTTCAGAAGTGTATGCCAACGTAACCGTAACCAAAAATGTGGTGTACGATTCAAACATGTCTTGGCCTTCACTTCCTGCAGTTCCTCCACCGTTGGTGAAAATCGGGTTGCAATGTGATATTTATGAACCCACAGGCGATACCGCTACTGCACGTCCTTTGGTTATATTGTTGCACACAGGTAGTTTTTTACCTGCACTAATCAACCAGCAAACCACAGGCGGACGCTCTGATAGCGCTATAGTACATTATTGTACCCGTCTTGCACAACGTGGTTATGTAGCAGTGGCTGTTAGCTACCGCTTAGGTTGGAACCCAACCACCACAAACAGCGATACTGCTACATCGTTATTGTTGCAAGCTACTTACCGTGCCATACAAGATACCCGTAATGCAGTACGTTTCTTCCGCTCAAACGCGTCTACTTATAAAATTGATACTGACCGTATAGCAATTGGCGGACAAGGAACAGGCGGATATGTATCTCTTGCATACGCAGCACTTACTAAACAAAGCGAAGTTGAATTAGAAAAATTCAGCTGGCCTAACACTTCTCCAATGGTTAATACAGCCATGATGGGCGATTGGTTAGGTTTGGGCGGTATTCCGCAGCTAAACATCCCCGGCGATGCAAACGTATCAACCGATGTTGACTTTGTATTTAACTACGGTGGTGCAATGGGCGATTCATCTTGGATTGAAGCAGGTGAAGTACCCATCGCTTCAGTACACTGTAAGTTAGATCCTTATGCTCCTTACGGATTTAGCAACGTAATTGTACCTACAACCGGTGCAACTGTTATAAACAATGCTTGCGGTAGCCGCGAAACAATTCGTATCAGCCAAAAATTGGGCAATAACGATATCATCAACGACCGTCAATACAACGACGTATTTACCACCCGTGCAGAATCAATGAACGAAGGCTTCCAAGCTTTGTATCCTTTGGTTTTGCCTCAAGCATCACAACAATTCTTGAACCAAGGTTCACCTTGGGAATGGTGGGATAGCACAACCATTAAGATGTTCGGTCCTATGGGTGTTAATGCTCACAAAAACTCAATGCTTACCAACCCTGATATGAGCTATGCCAAAGGCAAAGCTTATATGGATACCGTAATAGGATTTATCAACCCACGTATGGTGTGTGCTTTGGGTTTACCGGGCTGCCCTGCTAAAAAAACCAACAGCGTAAAAGGTGTTGATGTTAGCAAAAAAGTTGAGGTATATCCTAACCCTGCTTCATCATCAGTTACATTATTCTTTGGTGCTGGTACTATTAAAACTGTTGAGGTGTATAACCTAAGCGGACAATTGGTAGCCACCGAAACCAACTTTAACGATAGCCGCGTAACTATTGGTCGCAATGATTTGCCTGCCGGTGTTTACATGGTACGTGCCGTGCTTGAAAACGGTACTGCCTACGGTAAAGTAGTATTTGAATAA
- a CDS encoding CTP synthase: MKKVKYVFVTGGVTSSLGKGIVSASLAKLLQARGYSVTIQKFDPYINVDPGTMNPYEHGECYVTDDGAETDLDLGHYERFLNIPTSQANNVTTGKIYQNVIQKERNGDYLGKTVQVIPHITDEIKNRFKLLGETGDYDIIITEIGGTVGDIESLPYIEAVRQMNWELPEDDCVVIHLTLVPYLSASKELKTKPTQHSVKMLLEYGIQPDILVCRTEHPLNAEIRKKMALFCNVKANAVIESIDVETIYEVPLMMQKEKLDKVTLAKLKLPAKNEPDLESWKNFLFKLKHPKTEVKIGLVGKYIELPDAYKSIAEAFIHAGAEKECKVHLEYIHSETLHEETIKQKLGHLDGVLVAPGFGERGFAGKIEAIRFARENKIPFFGICLGMQCAVVEFARNVLNWSGADSTEMNAKTKYPVISLMNEQKKVTQKGGTMRLGSYNCELQKGSLASLAYGKTKISERHRHRYEFNNKFLTEYEAHGMMASGRNPDGDLVEIFELKDHPHFIGVQFHPELKSTVANPHPLFIRFVKAAKEYSMNRLTY, encoded by the coding sequence ATGAAAAAAGTTAAATACGTTTTTGTAACGGGCGGGGTAACTTCGTCCTTAGGAAAGGGCATTGTATCAGCATCACTTGCTAAATTATTGCAGGCCAGAGGCTATTCAGTAACCATCCAAAAATTTGATCCCTATATAAATGTGGATCCCGGAACCATGAACCCCTACGAGCATGGCGAATGCTATGTGACTGATGACGGTGCTGAAACCGATTTGGATTTGGGTCACTACGAGCGTTTTTTAAATATACCTACCTCGCAGGCCAACAACGTTACCACCGGAAAAATCTACCAAAACGTTATTCAAAAAGAGCGTAACGGCGATTATTTAGGCAAAACCGTGCAGGTAATCCCGCACATTACTGATGAAATAAAAAACCGTTTTAAATTACTAGGAGAAACGGGCGATTACGATATTATAATTACTGAAATAGGCGGTACTGTGGGCGATATTGAATCGTTGCCATACATTGAGGCAGTACGTCAAATGAATTGGGAACTGCCCGAAGACGATTGTGTGGTGATACACCTAACACTGGTTCCTTATCTTTCAGCTTCAAAAGAACTTAAAACAAAACCTACCCAACACAGCGTGAAAATGCTGCTTGAGTATGGTATACAGCCTGATATATTGGTGTGCCGCACCGAGCATCCGCTAAATGCTGAAATCAGGAAGAAAATGGCATTGTTTTGCAACGTAAAGGCCAACGCGGTGATAGAGTCAATAGATGTTGAAACTATTTACGAAGTGCCTTTGATGATGCAAAAAGAAAAGTTAGATAAGGTGACCCTTGCCAAACTGAAACTACCTGCTAAAAACGAGCCCGATTTAGAAAGCTGGAAAAACTTTTTGTTTAAGCTTAAACACCCTAAAACCGAAGTTAAAATCGGGTTGGTGGGTAAATACATCGAGTTGCCCGATGCATACAAATCAATAGCCGAAGCTTTTATTCACGCAGGTGCAGAAAAAGAGTGCAAAGTTCATTTGGAGTACATACACTCTGAAACCTTGCACGAAGAAACCATTAAACAAAAACTAGGACACTTAGACGGTGTTTTGGTAGCTCCCGGCTTTGGTGAGCGTGGTTTTGCAGGAAAGATTGAAGCCATTCGTTTTGCCCGCGAAAACAAAATACCATTCTTTGGTATATGCTTGGGTATGCAATGTGCAGTGGTTGAGTTTGCCCGCAACGTGCTTAACTGGAGCGGTGCCGACTCTACCGAGATGAATGCTAAAACAAAATATCCGGTTATCAGCTTAATGAATGAGCAGAAAAAAGTAACTCAAAAAGGAGGTACTATGCGTTTAGGCTCTTATAACTGTGAGTTACAAAAAGGTTCGCTGGCATCATTAGCATACGGAAAAACAAAAATTTCTGAACGCCACCGTCACCGCTACGAGTTTAATAACAAGTTTTTGACTGAGTATGAAGCGCACGGAATGATGGCAAGCGGCAGAAACCCTGATGGTGATTTGGTTGAAATTTTTGAATTGAAAGACCACCCGCACTTTATCGGAGTGCAGTTTCACCCTGAGTTAAAGAGTACGGTAGCCAACCCACACCCGCTTTTCATCCGCTTTGTTAAAGCAGCGAAAGAATACAGCATGAACCGCCTTACCTATTAA
- the kdsB gene encoding 3-deoxy-manno-octulosonate cytidylyltransferase — MKVLAVIPSRYASTRFPGKPLAQIGGKSMIQRVYTQVEKATRIDKVVVATDDGRIYDHVQDFGGNVMMTAEQHQNGTERCAEVIEKLYNEFDVVLNIQGDEPFILPEQVDLLAKCFEDEATDIATLIKQTDNTEALFSPNTAKVVYNEDFKALYFSRQPIPHLRGVPHDEWAARRIHYLHVGVYGYRKEVLGEIVKLPLSTLESLEMLEQLRWLENGYTISVSLTDFHSVAVDVPEDLHRAENFLQQFPQFS; from the coding sequence ATGAAAGTACTGGCAGTAATTCCCTCACGTTATGCATCAACCCGTTTTCCCGGCAAGCCGTTGGCACAAATTGGTGGTAAAAGCATGATACAGCGTGTTTACACTCAGGTAGAAAAAGCTACCCGCATTGATAAAGTGGTGGTGGCTACTGATGATGGCAGGATATACGACCACGTGCAGGATTTTGGCGGTAATGTGATGATGACTGCCGAGCAACACCAAAACGGTACTGAGCGCTGCGCCGAGGTGATTGAAAAACTGTACAACGAGTTTGATGTGGTATTGAACATACAAGGCGACGAGCCTTTTATATTGCCTGAACAGGTTGACTTATTGGCCAAATGCTTTGAAGATGAGGCCACCGATATAGCTACGCTGATAAAACAAACCGATAATACCGAAGCATTGTTTAGCCCTAACACTGCAAAGGTGGTTTATAACGAAGATTTTAAAGCCCTTTATTTTAGCCGTCAACCCATACCGCACTTGCGCGGAGTGCCCCACGATGAATGGGCTGCCCGCCGCATTCATTATTTGCACGTGGGTGTTTATGGTTACCGAAAAGAAGTGTTGGGTGAAATTGTAAAACTTCCGTTATCCACATTAGAAAGCCTTGAAATGCTAGAGCAACTTAGGTGGTTGGAGAACGGTTATACAATATCGGTAAGCCTTACAGACTTCCACAGTGTAGCGGTTGATGTACCCGAAGATTTGCACAGGGCTGAAAATTTTTTACAACAGTTTCCACAGTTTAGTTAA
- a CDS encoding T9SS type A sorting domain-containing protein, with amino-acid sequence MGSSDALIVKTDDAGASVGEFSYGDANFQLCFKIDQLDGTGNDGLSIFGMGDFSAMPGVGSEMYIRKVYFNGESACNQALSVSPTMSAPGQMGNVSVNMPSWFNFNTLWVANAPINDKNTCFAWWIPGGSNARMQPDEPKGDKEALVVPNPMQQGTQAIAVEVKTDAPVTAQVAIYDMLGRCYYNSSFELVKGSNSLPLDISATNMAAGMYTVKVTGTNLSNNILLLIK; translated from the coding sequence ATGGGTTCATCAGATGCATTGATTGTTAAAACGGATGACGCCGGTGCCTCTGTTGGGGAGTTTAGTTACGGTGATGCGAATTTTCAGCTATGTTTCAAAATAGACCAACTGGACGGTACGGGCAATGACGGGCTTAGTATTTTTGGTATGGGTGATTTTTCAGCAATGCCCGGCGTAGGCTCAGAAATGTACATCCGCAAAGTATATTTCAATGGAGAGTCGGCGTGTAATCAGGCACTTAGTGTCTCTCCAACCATGTCGGCTCCTGGACAAATGGGCAATGTTTCAGTAAATATGCCTTCGTGGTTTAATTTTAATACACTATGGGTTGCAAATGCTCCAATTAATGATAAAAATACCTGTTTTGCATGGTGGATACCCGGAGGCAGCAACGCTCGTATGCAGCCTGATGAACCTAAAGGCGATAAAGAGGCATTGGTTGTACCCAACCCAATGCAGCAAGGCACACAAGCAATTGCTGTAGAGGTTAAAACCGATGCACCGGTTACCGCACAAGTAGCCATATACGATATGCTGGGCCGCTGCTATTACAACAGCAGTTTTGAACTGGTAAAAGGCAGCAATAGCTTACCCTTGGATATCAGCGCCACAAACATGGCAGCAGGTATGTACACGGTAAAAGTTACAGGCACCAACCTGTCAAACAATATTTTATTATTAATTAAATAA